A window of the Echeneis naucrates chromosome 3, fEcheNa1.1, whole genome shotgun sequence genome harbors these coding sequences:
- the btbd10b gene encoding BTB/POZ domain-containing protein 10 isoform X2, translating to MAARLQSNDSNSSDTENWERKTTSRPRKLCKHTSSQSRASRAEAELRTMSMHGASGGYDRSRDRRRSSDRSRDSSHEREGQLTPCIRNITSPTRQHNSDRERDGGPSSRPSSPRPQRVSPSGSSSSGVVSSRNSSLSSTEGTFKSLGVGEMVFVYENPKDGGASATVGTRNIRSSERVTLIVDNTRFVVDPSIFTAQPNTMLGRMFGSGREHNFTRPNEKGEYEVAEGINSTVFRAILDYYKSGIIRCPDGISIPELREACDYLCISFDYSTIKCRDLSALMHELSNDGARRQFEFYLEEMVLPLMVASAQSGERECHIVVLTDDDVVDWDEEYPPQMGEEYSQIIYSTKLYRFFKYIENRDVAKSVLKERGLKKIRLGIEGYPTYKEKVKKRPGGRPEVIYNYVQRPFIRMSWEKEEGKSRHVDFQCVKSKSITNLAAAAADIPQDQLVVMHPGPQVDELDILPNQPPSGNHYSNNYSNEPDPDAPSPAV from the exons ATGGCAGCACGTCTGCAGTCAAATGACAGCAACTCCAGTGACACAGAAAACTGGGAACGAAAAACGACAAGCCGTCCTCGCAAGCTCTGCAAGCATACGAG CAGTCAGTCCAGAGCATCTCGAGCAGAGGCAGAACTGAGGACGATGAGCATGCATGGTGCCAGTGGGGGCTATGACCGCTCACGTGACCGCCGCCGCTCCAGTGATCGCTCCAGGGATTCCTCACATGAGAGAGAAGGCCAGCTCACACCCTGCATTCGCAACATCACCTCACCCACCCGCCAACACAATAGTG ACCGTGAACGAGATGGAGGCCCTTCATCAAGGCCCAGCAGCCCGCGGCCTCAAAGAGTTTCTCCCAGTGGCTCCAGCAGTAGTGGAGTGGTAAGCAGTCGTAACAGCAGCCTGTCCAGTACTGAAGGCACCTTCAAAAGCTTGGGAGTTGGAGAAATGGTTTTTGTCTATGAGAATCCCAAGGATGGAGGAGCAAGTGCCACTGTTGGAACCAGAAACATTAGGTCTTCAGAAAGAGTGACTCTGATTGTTGATAACACACGCTTTGTAGTTGATCCTTCAATCTTCACTGCACAACCCAATACTATGTTGGGCAG AATGTTTGGATCTGGGAGAGAACATAATTTCACACGCCCCAATGAGAAGGGGGAATACGAGGTGGCTGAGGGCATCAACTCAACAGTTTTCCGAGCAATTCTG GACTACTACAAATCTGGAATAATCCGTTGCCCTGATGGAATTTCTATTCCTGAATTACGGGAGGCATGTGACTATCTGTGCATCTCCTTCGACTACAGCACCATCAAATGCAGAGACCTTA GTGCCCTGATGCATGAGCTGTCTAATGATGGAGCTCGACGACAGTTTGAGTTTTACCTTGAGGAAATGGTACTGCCTTTGATGGTGGCGAGTGCTCAGAGTGGAGAAAGGGAATGTCACATAGTTGTCCTTACTGATGATGATGTAGTGGACTGGGATGAAGAATATCCACCACAGATGGGAGAAGAGTATTCACAGA TCATATACAGCACAAAACTGTACAGATTTTTCAAGTATATTGAAAACCGAGATGTTGCCAAGTCAGTTCTAAAGGAGAGAGGATTGAAGAAAATCAGACTAGGCATTGAAG GTTATCCTACATATAAAGAGAAGGTTAAGAAACGCCCAGGAGGTCGTCCAGAAGTCATTTACAACTATGTGCAGAGGCCCTTCATCCGCATGTCCTGGGAAAAGGAAGAGGGTAAAAGCCGCCACGTGGACTTCCAGTGTGTTAAATCCAAGTCCATTACCAATCtggcagcagccgcagcagacATCCCGCAGGACCAGCTAGTGGTGATGCACCCTGGCCCACAAGTGGATGAACTGGACATCCTACCTAATCAGCCGCCCAGTGGAAATCACTACAGCAACAACTACAGCAACGAGCCTGACCCTGATGCACCTTCACCTGCTGTTTGA
- the rassf10b gene encoding ras association domain-containing protein 10 produces MESEESKISVWVCREEKVVHGLSKHTTCADVVQVLLEDHNSQHGLSAAQFYCIVEKWRGFERVLPNKIKIWRLWVAWGEEQRNVKFVLVKSEASLASCGARSAEARVVLSKQSPCLAKASPRGHMGGISPEKQRRIVRKAFRKLEKINKKKARAAHRDASSAERMETLAHLVVSQDHTIRQQTQRIAELDADIEKCEATVHFDRIKRHGINYVQETYLVDAAAASCPEDEQRCLEEYARRCEEVVRLQEQLWEQDSLLEMLTLQIQEELNLRWKQRRTEALQDEDCAQSAEGRADTVQENELFLEEERIKTQLDVSSYIGLRLNADLKAIRSDLELSQEIYMAREKEMRDLLEKVGTLGIEEGTAREEDCGRGTDDQTGMMSTLEKKSEWLEQARGLSKAHCVNDDDSDTGLSSLHSQDSDSQPVWESLV; encoded by the coding sequence ATGGAGTCCGAGGAGAGTAAAATATCAGTGTGGGTCTGCCGAGAAGAAAAGGTCGTCCATGGCCTCTCCAAGCACACAACCTGCGCTGATGTCGTCCAAGTGCTTCTGGAAGACCACAACTCTCAGCATGGACTCTCCGCAGCGCAGTTTTACTGCATCGTGGAGAAATGGAGAGGTTTCGAGAGGGTTTTGCcgaataaaataaagatttggCGGCTTTGGGTGGCGTGGGGGGAAGAGCAGAGGAACGTGAAGTTCGTGCTGGTGAAAAGCGAAGCGTCTTTGGCGAGCTGCGGAGCCCGGAGCGCCGAGGCGCGCGTCGTCCTCAGCAAACAGAGCCCCTGTTTGGCCAAGGCCAGCCCGCGGGGTCACATGGGGGGGATCTCACCCGAAAAGCAGCGACGGATCGTCAGGAAAGCTTTCAGAAAGTTGGAGAAGATCAACAAGAAGAAGGCGCGGGCAGCGCACAGAGATGCGTCCTCCGCGGAGAGGATGGAAACTTTGGCGCATCTCGTGGTTTCCCAGGATCACACAATCCGCCAGCAGACTCAGAGGATCGCAGAGCTGGACGCGGACATCGAGAAGTGCGAGGCCACGGTGCATTTCGACAGAATCAAAAGACACGGGATTAACTACGTCCAGGAGACCTATTTGGtggatgctgctgcagcctcctgCCCGGAGGACGAGCAGCGGTGTTTGGAGGAGTATGCCCGGCGGTGTGAGGAGGTGGTGAGACTGCAGGAGCAGCTGTGGGAGCAGGACTCTCTGCTGGAGATGCTCACGTTGCAGATCCAGGAGGAGCTGAACCTCCGCTGGAAGCAGCGCAGGACAGAAGCTCTGCAGGACGAAGACTGCGCACAGTCCGCAGAGGGACGGGCGGACACAGTGCAGGAAAATGAGTTGTTTTTGGAGGAAGAGAGGATCAAAACGCAGCTAGATGTGAGTTCATACATTGGCCTGCGCCTCAACGCGGACTTAAAAGCTATTAGGAGCGATTTAGAGCTGAGCCAGGAGATTTACATGGCGAGGGAGAAGGAGATGAGGGATTTGTTGGAGAAAGTGGGCACTTTGGGCATAGAGGAAGGGACAGCCAGGGAGGAGGACTGTGGCCGCGGGACAGATGATCAGACCGGGATGATGAGCACTTTGGAGAAGAAGAGCGAGTGGCTGGAGCAGGCCAGGGGTCTGTCCAAGGCCCACTGTGTGAACGATGACGACTCAGACACCGGCCTCAGCTCCCTGCACAGTCAGGACTCAGACAGCCAGCCTGTGTGGGAGTCCCTGGTCTAA
- the btbd10b gene encoding BTB/POZ domain-containing protein 10 isoform X1, protein MAARLQSNDSNSSDTENWERKTTSRPRKLCKHTSSSQSRASRAEAELRTMSMHGASGGYDRSRDRRRSSDRSRDSSHEREGQLTPCIRNITSPTRQHNSDRERDGGPSSRPSSPRPQRVSPSGSSSSGVVSSRNSSLSSTEGTFKSLGVGEMVFVYENPKDGGASATVGTRNIRSSERVTLIVDNTRFVVDPSIFTAQPNTMLGRMFGSGREHNFTRPNEKGEYEVAEGINSTVFRAILDYYKSGIIRCPDGISIPELREACDYLCISFDYSTIKCRDLSALMHELSNDGARRQFEFYLEEMVLPLMVASAQSGERECHIVVLTDDDVVDWDEEYPPQMGEEYSQIIYSTKLYRFFKYIENRDVAKSVLKERGLKKIRLGIEGYPTYKEKVKKRPGGRPEVIYNYVQRPFIRMSWEKEEGKSRHVDFQCVKSKSITNLAAAAADIPQDQLVVMHPGPQVDELDILPNQPPSGNHYSNNYSNEPDPDAPSPAV, encoded by the exons ATGGCAGCACGTCTGCAGTCAAATGACAGCAACTCCAGTGACACAGAAAACTGGGAACGAAAAACGACAAGCCGTCCTCGCAAGCTCTGCAAGCATACGAG CAGCAGTCAGTCCAGAGCATCTCGAGCAGAGGCAGAACTGAGGACGATGAGCATGCATGGTGCCAGTGGGGGCTATGACCGCTCACGTGACCGCCGCCGCTCCAGTGATCGCTCCAGGGATTCCTCACATGAGAGAGAAGGCCAGCTCACACCCTGCATTCGCAACATCACCTCACCCACCCGCCAACACAATAGTG ACCGTGAACGAGATGGAGGCCCTTCATCAAGGCCCAGCAGCCCGCGGCCTCAAAGAGTTTCTCCCAGTGGCTCCAGCAGTAGTGGAGTGGTAAGCAGTCGTAACAGCAGCCTGTCCAGTACTGAAGGCACCTTCAAAAGCTTGGGAGTTGGAGAAATGGTTTTTGTCTATGAGAATCCCAAGGATGGAGGAGCAAGTGCCACTGTTGGAACCAGAAACATTAGGTCTTCAGAAAGAGTGACTCTGATTGTTGATAACACACGCTTTGTAGTTGATCCTTCAATCTTCACTGCACAACCCAATACTATGTTGGGCAG AATGTTTGGATCTGGGAGAGAACATAATTTCACACGCCCCAATGAGAAGGGGGAATACGAGGTGGCTGAGGGCATCAACTCAACAGTTTTCCGAGCAATTCTG GACTACTACAAATCTGGAATAATCCGTTGCCCTGATGGAATTTCTATTCCTGAATTACGGGAGGCATGTGACTATCTGTGCATCTCCTTCGACTACAGCACCATCAAATGCAGAGACCTTA GTGCCCTGATGCATGAGCTGTCTAATGATGGAGCTCGACGACAGTTTGAGTTTTACCTTGAGGAAATGGTACTGCCTTTGATGGTGGCGAGTGCTCAGAGTGGAGAAAGGGAATGTCACATAGTTGTCCTTACTGATGATGATGTAGTGGACTGGGATGAAGAATATCCACCACAGATGGGAGAAGAGTATTCACAGA TCATATACAGCACAAAACTGTACAGATTTTTCAAGTATATTGAAAACCGAGATGTTGCCAAGTCAGTTCTAAAGGAGAGAGGATTGAAGAAAATCAGACTAGGCATTGAAG GTTATCCTACATATAAAGAGAAGGTTAAGAAACGCCCAGGAGGTCGTCCAGAAGTCATTTACAACTATGTGCAGAGGCCCTTCATCCGCATGTCCTGGGAAAAGGAAGAGGGTAAAAGCCGCCACGTGGACTTCCAGTGTGTTAAATCCAAGTCCATTACCAATCtggcagcagccgcagcagacATCCCGCAGGACCAGCTAGTGGTGATGCACCCTGGCCCACAAGTGGATGAACTGGACATCCTACCTAATCAGCCGCCCAGTGGAAATCACTACAGCAACAACTACAGCAACGAGCCTGACCCTGATGCACCTTCACCTGCTGTTTGA